From one bacterium genomic stretch:
- the ssb gene encoding single-stranded DNA-binding protein → MYNRIILIGRLTRDPELRYVPSGAPVASFTLAVDRPFKDQQGNRETDFIDVVAWRKLAEQVSQYMTKGRMVAVEGRLQIRSYETQDGQKRKVAEVVADGVRFLDRARPGAGPVEAAAPAAGAGDESAQGGPDEDVPF, encoded by the coding sequence ATGTATAACCGCATCATCCTCATTGGCCGGCTGACGAGAGACCCGGAGCTGCGGTATGTGCCGAGCGGCGCCCCGGTCGCGAGTTTCACGCTTGCGGTGGACCGGCCGTTCAAGGATCAGCAGGGGAACCGCGAAACCGACTTCATCGACGTGGTGGCGTGGCGCAAGCTCGCCGAGCAGGTGAGCCAGTACATGACCAAGGGCCGGATGGTGGCCGTCGAGGGCCGTCTGCAGATTCGGTCGTACGAAACCCAGGACGGGCAAAAACGCAAGGTGGCCGAGGTCGTGGCGGACGGGGTTCGGTTCCTCGACCGCGCGCGGCCCGGAGCCGGCCCGGTGGAGGCGGCGGCCCCCGCCGCCGGCGCGGGCGACGAGTCCGCGCAGGGCGGTCCGGACGAGGACGTGCCGTTCTAA
- the rpsF gene encoding 30S ribosomal protein S6: MATYEIVVVLRPDLDEEAAAAAIARVHQRIAEYGGTVATTDRWGKRRLAYPIQKYRDGYYVLSVFTLESGQVARLRQTLGLNENLLRFVVSEHHPAPVRPAAPAAAHAGAPAAAAPTPAAPTPAPPAPAAPAATPPPSSDGQSAAVVTERADV; encoded by the coding sequence GATCGTCGTCGTGCTGCGTCCCGACCTCGACGAGGAGGCCGCCGCGGCGGCCATCGCGCGTGTCCACCAACGGATCGCCGAGTACGGCGGCACCGTCGCCACCACGGACCGGTGGGGAAAGCGCCGGCTCGCCTACCCCATTCAGAAATACCGCGACGGATACTACGTGCTGTCGGTCTTCACGCTCGAATCCGGACAGGTGGCCCGCCTTCGCCAAACGCTGGGCCTCAACGAGAACCTGCTGCGCTTCGTCGTCTCCGAACACCATCCGGCTCCGGTCCGCCCGGCCGCACCCGCGGCGGCTCACGCCGGCGCGCCTGCGGCGGCGGCTCCAACTCCGGCGGCTCCAACCCCGGCGCCCCCGGCGCCGGCGGCCCCCGCGGCCACCCCGCCGCCGTCTTCGGACGGCCAATCCGCCGCGGTGGTGACGGAACGCGCCGATGTATAA